From the genome of Homalodisca vitripennis isolate AUS2020 chromosome 8, UT_GWSS_2.1, whole genome shotgun sequence, one region includes:
- the LOC124367900 gene encoding tRNA (guanine-N(7)-)-methyltransferase-like produces MSVSTTPKSLPQKKYYRQRAHSNPIADHCFEYPVSPDRMDWSTLYPQYVNTADQGMVKKVEFADVGCGYGGLLVTLSPMFPDTLMLGMEIRVKVSDYVMDRIAALRSQHEGQYQNIACVRTNAMKYLPNYFHKGQLKKMFFLYPDPHFKKAKHKWRIINTTLLAEYAYVLAEGGRVYTVTDVQDLHEWMVKHLSEHPLFRQLSQDQLDEDPVVAKILDSTEEGQKVTRNHGDKFLAVFERIADSYIKSYAIEECEMITENS; encoded by the exons atgtctgTTTCTACAACTCCAAAATCACTTCCTCAAAAGAAGTACTATAGACAAAGAGCTCATTCAAATCCTATTGCTGATCATTGTTTTGAATA CCCTGTGTCCCCTGATAGAATGGACTGGTCTACTCTCTATCCACAGTATGTGAACACGGCAGATCAAGGCATGGTCAAGAAAGTTGAATTTGCTGATGTAGGATGTGGTTATGGCGGTCTTTTAG TAACTCTGTCTCCGATGTTTCCGGATACACTGATGTTGGGTATGGAGATCAGGGTGAAGGTATCAGACTATGTGATGGACCGTATCGCTGCCCTGAGATCGCAACACGAGGGGCAGTACCAGAATATTGCTTGTGTTCGCACAAACGCAATGAAGTACCTGCCCAATTATTTTCACAAAGGACAG ttgaagaaaatgtttttccTCTATCCTGACCCACATTTCAAAAAGGCGAAACACAAGTGGAGAATTATCAACACGACCTTGCTCGCTGAGTACGCCTATGTTTTGGCCGAAGGT GGCAGAGTGTACACAGTAACTGACGTTCAAGACCTGCACGAGTGGATGGTAAAGCATCTCAGCGAACACCCACTCTTCCGTCAACTCTCGCAGGATCAGCTG gATGAAGATCCAGTTGTAGCCAAGATCCTGGACAGCACAGAAGAAGGACAAAAAGTGACTCGAAACCATGGAGATAAATTTTTGGCAGTATTTGAGAGAATAGCTGATTCGTACATCAAG AGTTATGCCATAGAAGAGTGCGAGATGATAACAGAAAACAGCTGA